A portion of the Mycobacterium paraseoulense genome contains these proteins:
- the serB gene encoding phosphoserine phosphatase SerB, which produces MSTPPKVSVLITVTGVDQPGVTSALFEALSRHGVELLNVEQVVIRHRLTLGVLVCCPADVADGPELRRDVESAIRRVGLDVSIERSDDVPIIRDPSTHTIFVLGRPITAGAFGAVARAVAGLGVNIDLIRGVSDYPVTGLELRVSVPPGSDAALRTALNQVSAEERVDVAVEDYTLERRAKRLIVFDVDSTLVQGEVIEMLAARAGAEGKVAAITEAAMRGELDFAQSLEQRVATLAGLPATVIDEVAGQLELMPGARTTLRTLRRLGFHCGVVSGGFRGIIEPLAEELLLDYVAANDLEIVDGKLTGRVLGPIVDRAGKATALRDFAERAGVPMAQTVAVGDGANDIDMLAAAGLGVAFNAKPALREVADASLSHPYLDTVLFLLGVTRGEIEAADAVDGEVRRVEIPPDA; this is translated from the coding sequence GTGAGCACACCACCGAAGGTGTCGGTGCTGATCACCGTCACCGGAGTGGACCAGCCGGGCGTCACGTCGGCCCTCTTCGAGGCGCTCTCCCGGCACGGCGTCGAGCTGCTCAACGTCGAACAGGTGGTCATCCGGCACCGTCTGACGCTCGGTGTGCTGGTGTGCTGTCCCGCGGACGTCGCCGACGGTCCCGAGTTGCGCCGTGACGTCGAATCGGCCATCCGCAGGGTGGGCCTCGACGTCAGCATCGAGCGCAGCGACGACGTGCCGATCATTCGGGATCCCTCGACCCACACCATCTTCGTGCTGGGCCGGCCCATCACCGCCGGCGCGTTCGGGGCGGTGGCGCGGGCGGTGGCCGGCCTCGGCGTCAACATCGACCTGATCCGCGGCGTCTCCGACTACCCGGTGACCGGCCTGGAGCTGCGGGTCTCGGTGCCGCCGGGATCGGACGCCGCGCTGCGGACCGCCCTGAACCAGGTGTCGGCCGAGGAGCGCGTCGACGTGGCGGTCGAGGACTACACCCTCGAGCGGCGGGCCAAACGGCTGATCGTGTTCGACGTGGACTCCACGCTGGTGCAGGGCGAGGTGATCGAGATGCTGGCCGCCCGCGCTGGCGCCGAGGGCAAGGTCGCCGCCATCACCGAGGCCGCCATGCGGGGCGAGCTGGACTTCGCGCAGTCGCTCGAGCAGCGGGTGGCCACCCTGGCGGGTCTGCCAGCCACCGTGATCGACGAGGTCGCCGGACAGCTGGAACTCATGCCCGGCGCCCGGACGACGCTGCGGACGTTGCGGCGCTTGGGCTTTCACTGCGGTGTGGTGTCCGGCGGGTTCCGGGGGATCATCGAGCCGTTGGCCGAGGAGCTGCTGCTGGACTACGTCGCCGCCAACGACCTGGAGATCGTCGACGGCAAACTCACCGGGCGGGTCCTCGGCCCGATCGTCGACCGCGCCGGCAAGGCCACGGCGCTGCGGGACTTCGCCGAGCGGGCGGGGGTGCCGATGGCGCAGACCGTCGCCGTCGGCGACGGCGCCAACGACATCGACATGCTGGCGGCGGCGGGGCTCGGGGTGGCGTTCAACGCCAAACCGGCGTTGCGGGAGGTGGCCGACGCCTCGCTGAGCCACCCGTACCTGGACACGGTGCTGTTCCTGCTGGGGGTGACTCGCGGCGAGATCGAGGCCGCCGACGCGGTCGACGGCGAGGTGCGCCGGGTGGAAATCCCGCCCGACGCCTGA
- a CDS encoding ABC transporter ATP-binding protein — MPEIGTEAADPDLLIDFHDVSLLRDGHVLVGPLDWAVELDERWVIVGPNGAGKTSLLRIAAAAEHPSAGVAFVLGERLGRVDVSELRSRIGLSSSALAQRVPTDEVVRDLVVSAGYAVLGRWRESYEEVDYRRAIDMLESLGAEHLADRRYGTLSEGERKRVLIARALMTDPELLLLDEPAAGLDLGGREELVARLADLAADPDAPALVLVTHHVEEIPPGFSHCMLLSEGQVVAAGLLTDVLTAENLSTAFGQSIALDVVDGRYFARRVRTRAAHRRQL, encoded by the coding sequence GTGCCCGAAATCGGTACGGAGGCAGCCGACCCCGATCTGCTGATCGACTTTCACGACGTCTCGCTGCTGCGGGACGGACATGTCCTGGTCGGTCCGTTGGACTGGGCGGTCGAACTCGATGAGCGGTGGGTCATCGTCGGCCCGAACGGGGCCGGCAAGACGTCACTGCTGCGCATCGCCGCGGCGGCCGAGCACCCTTCGGCGGGTGTGGCCTTCGTGCTCGGCGAACGGCTGGGCCGGGTGGACGTGTCGGAGTTGCGCTCCCGGATCGGGCTCAGCTCGTCGGCTCTGGCGCAGCGGGTGCCCACCGACGAAGTGGTGCGCGACCTGGTCGTCTCGGCCGGCTACGCCGTGCTGGGCCGGTGGCGGGAGAGCTACGAGGAGGTGGACTACCGCCGCGCCATCGACATGCTGGAGAGCCTCGGCGCCGAGCACCTCGCGGACCGTCGCTACGGAACCCTGTCGGAAGGCGAGCGCAAGCGCGTGCTGATCGCCCGCGCGCTGATGACCGATCCGGAGTTGCTGCTGCTCGACGAGCCCGCGGCAGGCCTGGACCTGGGCGGGCGCGAGGAGCTGGTGGCGCGACTGGCCGACCTCGCTGCCGACCCGGACGCCCCCGCGCTGGTGCTGGTCACCCACCACGTCGAGGAGATCCCGCCCGGCTTCAGCCACTGCATGCTGCTGTCGGAGGGGCAGGTGGTCGCCGCGGGGTTACTGACCGACGTGCTGACCGCCGAGAACCTGTCCACCGCGTTCGGGCAGTCGATCGCCCTCGACGTCGTCGACGGGCGCTATTTCGCCCGCCGCGTCCGTACCCGCGCAGCCCACCGGAGGCAGTTATGA
- a CDS encoding NUDIX hydrolase has translation MTSATEPPLVPRPAATVMLVRDDPRGIAVFLMRRHAKMEFAAGTMVFPGGGVDDRDRNADIAWAGPPPQWWAERFGIEPDLAEALVCAAARETFEESGVLFAGPAGDPDGIVGDASVFADARRALADGTLSFADFLRRENLELRSDLLRPWANWVTPEAERTRRYDTYFFVAALPEGQRADGENTESDRAGWTTPQAAIDDFSAGRCFLLPPTWTQLDSLAGRTVADVLAVERQIVPVQPHLEIQGDNWVFEFFDSDRYHRAREAGGMGWRH, from the coding sequence ATGACGTCAGCCACCGAACCGCCCCTGGTCCCGCGCCCGGCGGCGACCGTGATGCTGGTCCGCGACGATCCCCGCGGCATCGCCGTGTTCCTCATGCGCCGCCACGCCAAGATGGAGTTCGCAGCGGGCACCATGGTGTTTCCCGGTGGCGGCGTCGACGACCGCGACCGCAACGCCGACATCGCATGGGCCGGCCCGCCGCCGCAGTGGTGGGCGGAGCGCTTCGGCATCGAACCCGACCTGGCCGAGGCGCTGGTGTGCGCGGCGGCCCGGGAGACGTTCGAGGAATCGGGGGTGCTGTTCGCCGGGCCGGCCGGCGACCCCGACGGTATCGTCGGCGACGCCTCGGTGTTCGCCGATGCCCGCCGCGCGCTTGCCGACGGCACGCTGTCGTTCGCCGATTTCCTGCGCCGCGAGAACCTGGAGTTGCGCTCCGACCTGCTCCGGCCGTGGGCCAACTGGGTCACCCCCGAAGCCGAGCGCACCCGTCGCTACGACACCTACTTCTTTGTGGCGGCGCTGCCGGAAGGGCAGCGGGCCGACGGCGAGAACACCGAATCCGACCGTGCCGGCTGGACGACGCCCCAGGCCGCCATCGACGACTTCTCCGCCGGTCGCTGTTTCCTGTTGCCGCCGACGTGGACCCAGCTGGATTCGCTGGCCGGGCGGACCGTCGCGGACGTGCTGGCCGTCGAGCGCCAGATCGTGCCCGTGCAGCCGCACCTGGAGATCCAGGGCGACAACTGGGTGTTCGAGTTCTTCGACTCGGACCGCTACCACCGGGCGCGCGAAGCCGGCGGGATGGGGTGGCGGCATTGA
- a CDS encoding enoyl-CoA hydratase, with protein MSEFVSTVVSDGSRDAGLAMLLLTRPPTNAMTRQVYREIVAAAAELGRRDDVAAVILFGGHEIFSAGDDMPELRTLTAPEAQTTARARQQAIDAVAGIPKPTVAAITGYALGAGLTLALAADWRVSGDNVKFGATEILAGLVPGGDGMARLTRAAGASRAKELVFSGRFFDAEEALTLGLIDEMVAPDDVYDAAAGWARRFLDGPRHALAAAKAGINDVFELGPVDRAEAERRRYVDVFAAGQTGDEDPQSGAR; from the coding sequence TTGAGCGAGTTCGTCAGCACGGTGGTCAGCGACGGGTCGCGCGACGCGGGCCTGGCGATGCTGCTGCTGACGCGGCCGCCGACGAACGCGATGACCCGCCAGGTGTACCGGGAAATCGTGGCCGCGGCGGCGGAGTTGGGGCGCCGCGACGACGTGGCTGCGGTCATCCTGTTCGGTGGCCACGAGATCTTCTCGGCCGGTGACGACATGCCCGAGCTGCGCACGCTGACCGCGCCGGAGGCCCAGACGACGGCCCGGGCGCGGCAACAGGCCATCGACGCCGTGGCGGGCATCCCCAAGCCGACCGTGGCCGCGATCACCGGCTACGCGCTGGGTGCCGGGCTGACGCTGGCCCTGGCCGCCGATTGGCGCGTCAGCGGTGACAACGTGAAGTTCGGCGCGACCGAGATTCTGGCGGGTCTGGTCCCGGGCGGCGACGGCATGGCCCGCCTGACCCGTGCGGCCGGGGCGAGCCGGGCCAAGGAACTGGTGTTCAGCGGCCGGTTCTTCGACGCCGAGGAGGCGCTGACCCTGGGCCTGATCGACGAGATGGTGGCCCCCGACGACGTTTACGACGCCGCCGCGGGGTGGGCACGCCGCTTCCTGGACGGCCCGCGGCACGCCCTGGCCGCCGCGAAGGCCGGCATCAACGACGTGTTCGAGCTGGGCCCGGTCGACCGCGCCGAGGCCGAGCGGCGCCGCTACGTCGACGTCTTCGCCGCTGGTCAGACCGGCGACGAGGACCCGCAATCCGGCGCCCGTTAG
- a CDS encoding class I SAM-dependent methyltransferase: MTTSSTDAVPNPHATAEQVEAARHDSKLAQVLYHDWEAESYDEKWSISYDQRCVDYARDCFDAIVPDEVLRELPYDRALELGCGTGFFLLNLIQSGVARRGSVTDLSPGMVKVATRNGQSLGLDIDGRVADAEGIPYDDNTFDLVVGHAVLHHIPDVELALREVVRVLRPGGRFVFAGEPTTVGDTYARTLSTWTWRLATNVTKLPGLDGWRRPQAELDESSRAAALEAVVDLHTFTPADLERLAGNAGATEVQTATVEFTAAMLGWPLRTFECAVPPGRLGWGWARFAFNSWKTLSWLDANVLRHVAPKGWFYNVMITGVKPS, from the coding sequence ATGACGACGAGTTCGACCGACGCCGTTCCCAACCCGCACGCCACCGCCGAGCAGGTGGAAGCGGCCCGGCATGACAGCAAGCTGGCCCAGGTGCTCTACCACGACTGGGAAGCCGAGTCCTACGACGAGAAGTGGTCGATCTCTTACGACCAGCGCTGCGTGGACTACGCCAGGGACTGCTTCGACGCCATCGTGCCCGACGAGGTGCTGCGCGAGCTGCCCTACGACCGGGCCCTCGAATTGGGTTGCGGGACGGGATTCTTCCTGCTCAACCTGATCCAGTCCGGGGTGGCCCGACGCGGGTCGGTCACCGACCTGTCGCCCGGGATGGTCAAGGTCGCCACCCGCAACGGGCAATCGCTGGGGCTGGACATCGATGGCCGGGTCGCCGACGCCGAGGGAATCCCGTACGACGACAACACCTTCGACCTGGTGGTCGGGCACGCGGTGCTCCACCACATCCCCGACGTCGAGCTGGCGCTGCGGGAGGTCGTCCGGGTGCTGCGCCCCGGCGGCCGGTTCGTTTTCGCCGGCGAGCCGACCACGGTCGGCGACACGTACGCCCGCACGTTGTCCACCTGGACCTGGCGCCTGGCGACCAACGTCACCAAGTTGCCCGGCCTGGACGGCTGGCGGCGGCCGCAGGCCGAACTCGACGAATCCTCCCGCGCCGCGGCGTTGGAGGCCGTCGTCGACCTGCACACCTTCACGCCCGCCGACCTGGAACGGTTGGCCGGTAACGCGGGCGCGACCGAAGTGCAAACGGCCACAGTGGAATTCACCGCCGCGATGCTGGGCTGGCCGCTGCGCACGTTCGAATGCGCCGTGCCGCCCGGCCGCTTGGGTTGGGGCTGGGCGAGGTTCGCGTTCAACAGCTGGAAGACGCTGAGCTGGCTCGACGCCAACGTGTTGCGCCACGTGGCGCCGAAGGGCTGGTTCTACAACGTGATGATCACCGGGGTCAAGCCCTCCTGA
- a CDS encoding THUMP-like domain-containing protein: MAAVAELELTDASKVADIAAARARFGDRAAVLVETTLLRRRAAEKLSGLGGGIPVSNWLFTHEALQQATAAPVAVHRAERLAEAGVVVHDATCSIGTELAALRGAGVRAVGSDLDAVRLAMARHNLGEWADLCRADALAPVTRDAAVFVDPARRLGARRLFRLEDYRPALGALIDAYRDRDLVVKCSPGINFAELHRLGFDGEIEVTSYRGSVREACLWPAGLARRGVRRRASVLDRGEQITDADPGECPVRPPGRWIVDPDGAVVRAGLVRHYGARHGLWQLDPDIAYLSGDELPPAVRGFEVLDQLAFDERRLRQALSSLDCGALEVLVRGVRVDPDALRRRMRLRGGRPLSVVITRIGSRAAGRVTAFVCRPSR; encoded by the coding sequence CTGGCCGCGGTCGCCGAACTCGAGCTGACCGACGCCAGCAAGGTCGCCGACATCGCCGCGGCCCGGGCCCGGTTCGGCGACCGGGCGGCGGTGTTGGTGGAGACGACGCTGCTGCGCCGGCGCGCCGCCGAAAAATTGAGCGGGCTGGGCGGCGGAATCCCGGTGTCGAACTGGCTGTTCACCCACGAGGCGCTGCAACAGGCCACCGCGGCCCCGGTGGCTGTGCACCGGGCCGAGCGGCTGGCCGAGGCGGGAGTCGTCGTCCACGACGCGACCTGTTCGATCGGCACCGAGTTGGCCGCGCTGCGCGGCGCCGGCGTCCGCGCGGTGGGCAGCGACCTCGATGCGGTGCGGCTGGCCATGGCGCGGCACAACCTGGGTGAGTGGGCCGACCTCTGCCGTGCCGACGCGCTGGCCCCGGTGACCCGCGACGCCGCGGTGTTCGTGGATCCGGCGAGACGCCTCGGTGCGCGCCGCCTGTTCCGCCTCGAGGACTACCGGCCGGCCCTGGGCGCGCTGATCGACGCCTACCGAGACCGCGATCTCGTCGTAAAGTGTTCTCCCGGAATTAATTTCGCAGAGTTGCACCGGCTCGGGTTTGATGGCGAGATCGAGGTGACGTCCTATCGCGGCTCGGTGCGCGAAGCGTGCCTGTGGCCGGCCGGGCTGGCGCGGCGCGGCGTCCGTCGGCGCGCCAGCGTCCTCGACCGCGGCGAGCAGATCACCGACGCCGACCCCGGCGAGTGCCCGGTGCGGCCGCCCGGGCGATGGATCGTCGACCCCGACGGCGCCGTGGTCCGCGCCGGGCTGGTGCGCCATTACGGCGCGCGGCACGGACTGTGGCAACTCGACCCCGACATCGCCTACCTTTCGGGGGATGAGCTGCCGCCGGCGGTCCGGGGCTTCGAGGTGCTCGACCAGCTGGCGTTCGACGAGCGACGGCTCCGCCAGGCGTTGTCTTCGCTGGACTGCGGGGCGCTGGAGGTCCTGGTGCGCGGGGTGCGGGTGGACCCCGACGCGCTGCGGCGCCGGATGCGGCTGCGCGGTGGCCGGCCGTTGTCGGTGGTCATCACCCGGATCGGGTCGCGGGCCGCCGGACGGGTGACGGCCTTCGTTTGCCGGCCGTCACGATAG
- a CDS encoding esterase, translating into MRYLIAALVLASAALCGWPAAAAPPSCASLGGTIEDGQMCRVRATGPTYTLNMAFPADYPDEQALIDYITQNRDGFVNVAQSSGSRDQLYQLEATTEQRGSGQPPHNTRSVVLKFFQDLGGSHPSIWYKAFNYNLGTKQPITFDNLFAPGTTPLDSIFPIVQRDLARQTPFGAAILPSTGHDPTHYQNFAITDDQLIFYFAPGEMLPTFAGPVEAEVPRTAIPPLAI; encoded by the coding sequence ATGCGTTATCTGATAGCGGCCCTGGTGCTCGCATCGGCGGCCCTGTGCGGTTGGCCGGCGGCCGCCGCGCCACCGTCGTGTGCCAGCCTGGGCGGCACCATCGAGGACGGCCAGATGTGTCGCGTGCGGGCCACCGGCCCGACGTACACGCTCAACATGGCGTTTCCCGCCGACTACCCCGACGAGCAAGCGCTGATCGACTACATCACGCAGAATCGGGACGGTTTCGTCAACGTCGCACAGAGTTCGGGGTCACGCGACCAGCTCTACCAGCTCGAGGCCACCACCGAGCAGCGCGGCTCCGGCCAGCCGCCGCACAACACCCGCAGCGTGGTGCTCAAGTTCTTCCAGGACCTCGGTGGGTCCCACCCCTCGATCTGGTACAAGGCGTTCAACTACAACCTCGGGACCAAGCAGCCCATCACCTTCGACAACCTGTTTGCGCCGGGCACCACGCCGCTGGACAGCATCTTCCCGATCGTGCAGCGCGACCTGGCGCGCCAAACCCCATTCGGGGCAGCCATTCTGCCTTCGACCGGGCACGACCCGACGCACTACCAGAACTTCGCGATCACCGACGATCAGCTGATCTTCTACTTCGCGCCAGGTGAGATGCTGCCGACGTTTGCCGGGCCGGTCGAGGCCGAGGTGCCCCGCACCGCCATCCCGCCGCTGGCCATCTGA
- a CDS encoding outer membrane protein assembly factor BamB family protein, protein MLSAGIAAWLSGCANTDSWVEASPAAGWPAQYADAANSSYTGTGGVTKLTLRWTRSVKGTLAAGPALSARGYLALNAQTPAGCSLMEWENDNNGRQRWCVRLFQGGGFAGPLLDGFDNLYVGQPGAFLSFPVTQWTRWRQPVIGMPGTPRFLGHGQLLVVTHLGQVLVFEAHRGMVVGSPMDLVEGVDPTDATRGLDDCVPARRGCPVAAAPAFSAATQMAVLGVWQPGAPAAELVGLKYHPGQTPLLSREWTSDAVGAGVIASPVLSADGSTVYVNGRDQRLWALHAADGKVKWSVPLGFLAQTPPAVTPGGLVVSGGGPDTRLVAFKDAGDHADQAWRRDDVIPLSSSSLAGAGVGYTSISAPAADGAPGMSLLVFDPGSGHTLASYPLPAATGYPVGVSVGTDRRVVVATSDGQVYGFAPA, encoded by the coding sequence TTGCTGTCGGCCGGGATCGCAGCCTGGCTCAGCGGGTGCGCCAACACCGACTCGTGGGTGGAGGCATCACCGGCGGCCGGCTGGCCCGCGCAATACGCCGACGCCGCCAACAGCAGCTACACCGGAACCGGTGGCGTCACCAAGCTGACGTTGCGGTGGACGCGCTCGGTCAAAGGCACCCTTGCGGCCGGTCCGGCGCTGAGTGCGCGCGGTTATCTGGCCCTCAACGCGCAGACCCCGGCCGGATGTTCGCTCATGGAATGGGAGAACGACAACAACGGCCGGCAGCGCTGGTGTGTGCGACTGTTCCAGGGCGGCGGCTTCGCGGGCCCCCTGCTCGACGGGTTCGACAACCTCTACGTCGGCCAGCCCGGCGCCTTCCTGTCGTTCCCGGTGACGCAGTGGACGCGGTGGCGGCAGCCGGTCATCGGAATGCCCGGCACACCAAGGTTTCTCGGGCACGGGCAGCTCCTCGTGGTGACCCACCTGGGTCAGGTGCTGGTCTTCGAGGCTCACCGCGGCATGGTGGTCGGCAGCCCGATGGATCTGGTGGAGGGCGTCGACCCCACCGATGCGACGCGCGGTTTGGACGATTGCGTGCCGGCGCGGCGGGGCTGCCCGGTGGCCGCGGCGCCCGCCTTCTCGGCGGCCACCCAGATGGCGGTGCTGGGCGTCTGGCAGCCGGGTGCGCCGGCCGCGGAGCTGGTCGGGCTGAAGTATCACCCCGGGCAGACGCCGCTGCTGTCCCGGGAGTGGACCAGCGACGCCGTCGGCGCCGGCGTCATCGCCAGCCCGGTGCTGTCCGCCGACGGGTCGACCGTCTACGTCAACGGCCGCGACCAACGACTGTGGGCACTGCATGCCGCCGACGGCAAGGTGAAGTGGTCGGTGCCGCTGGGATTCCTGGCTCAGACGCCGCCCGCGGTCACCCCTGGAGGCCTCGTCGTATCGGGCGGCGGTCCCGACACCCGCCTGGTGGCCTTCAAGGACGCGGGCGATCACGCCGATCAGGCGTGGCGCCGCGACGACGTCATCCCGCTGTCGTCGTCGAGCCTGGCCGGTGCCGGTGTCGGTTACACGTCCATCAGCGCCCCGGCCGCCGACGGCGCGCCGGGCATGTCGCTGCTGGTGTTCGATCCAGGCAGTGGCCACACGCTGGCGAGCTACCCCCTTCCGGCGGCCACCGGCTACCCCGTGGGGGTCTCGGTCGGCACCGATCGCCGGGTGGTGGTCGCGACCAGCGACGGCCAGGTGTACGGTTTCGCGCCGGCATAA
- a CDS encoding acyltransferase, with translation MTSMWGAPVHRRWRGSNLRDPRQAKFLTLASLKWVLRNRAYTPWYLVRYWRLLKFKLANPHIITRGMVFLGKDVEIHATPELAQLEIGRWVHIGDKNTIRAHEGSLRFGDKVVLGRDNVINAYLDIELGDSVLMADWCYVCDFDHRMDNINLPIKDQGIVKSPVRIGPDTWVGVKVTVLRGTAIGRGCVLGSHAVVRGVIPDYSIAVGAPAKVVKNRQLAWESTAAQREELAAALADIERKKAAR, from the coding sequence ATGACGAGCATGTGGGGCGCCCCGGTCCATCGCCGCTGGCGTGGATCGAACCTGCGGGACCCTCGCCAAGCCAAGTTCCTCACGCTGGCCTCGCTGAAGTGGGTGCTGCGCAACCGCGCCTACACACCCTGGTACCTGGTGCGCTATTGGCGGCTGCTGAAGTTCAAGCTCGCCAACCCGCACATCATCACCAGGGGGATGGTGTTCCTGGGCAAGGACGTCGAGATCCACGCGACGCCCGAACTGGCGCAGCTGGAGATCGGCCGATGGGTCCACATCGGCGACAAGAACACCATTCGCGCGCACGAGGGCTCGCTGCGGTTCGGCGACAAGGTCGTCCTGGGCCGCGACAACGTCATCAACGCCTACCTCGACATCGAGCTGGGCGATTCGGTCTTGATGGCCGACTGGTGTTACGTCTGCGACTTCGACCACCGCATGGACAACATCAACCTGCCGATCAAAGACCAGGGCATCGTCAAGTCGCCGGTGCGAATCGGGCCCGACACCTGGGTGGGGGTGAAGGTCACGGTGTTGCGGGGCACGGCCATCGGCCGCGGCTGCGTGCTCGGTTCGCACGCGGTGGTCCGCGGCGTGATCCCCGACTACTCGATCGCGGTCGGTGCGCCGGCCAAGGTCGTCAAGAACCGCCAGCTCGCCTGGGAGAGCACGGCCGCCCAGCGGGAAGAACTCGCCGCCGCCCTGGCCGACATCGAACGCAAGAAGGCCGCGCGTTAG
- a CDS encoding anti-apoptotic protein: MTHFIVRTLLASGAAAGLLAAGAACSCSVGSSHTVSKSDVAGQITSKMTDAAGNKPDSVNCPNDLPAKVGAQLNCEMKVKNQTFNVNVTVTSVNGSDVKFDMVETVDKNQVASIISNKLARQVGRKPDSVTCPDNLKGVQGATLRCQLVDGTDKYGIEVTVTNVDAGDVKFDFKVDDHPEP; the protein is encoded by the coding sequence ATGACACACTTCATCGTTCGGACGTTGCTGGCCTCGGGTGCCGCCGCCGGGTTGCTGGCCGCCGGCGCCGCCTGCTCCTGCTCCGTCGGTTCGTCGCACACGGTCAGCAAGAGCGACGTCGCCGGCCAGATCACCTCGAAGATGACCGACGCCGCCGGCAATAAGCCCGACTCGGTGAACTGTCCGAACGACCTGCCGGCCAAGGTGGGAGCACAGCTCAACTGCGAGATGAAGGTCAAGAACCAGACCTTCAATGTCAACGTGACCGTGACGAGCGTGAACGGCAGTGACGTCAAGTTCGACATGGTGGAGACGGTCGACAAAAACCAGGTCGCCAGCATCATCAGCAACAAGCTGGCCCGGCAGGTGGGCAGAAAACCGGATTCGGTGACCTGCCCCGACAACTTGAAGGGCGTCCAGGGCGCGACGCTACGGTGCCAACTCGTAGACGGCACCGACAAGTACGGCATCGAGGTGACCGTCACCAACGTCGACGCCGGCGACGTCAAGTTCGATTTCAAGGTCGACGACCACCCAGAGCCGTAA
- a CDS encoding cryptochrome/photolyase family protein: protein MPTLLWFRRDLRLRDHPALNAAADDGEVLACFVLDPKLEASSGPRRLQFLGDSLRRLRADLEGRLLVTRGQPGKVIPRIAADIGASAVHISEDFAPFGRRRDERVRAALGPVPLVATGSPYLVSPGRVTKKDGSPYQVFTPFLRQWRESGWRAPAKSRAGSAGWLDPAQLRIEPAEIPDPGAALDLPAGEAAARKQWKSFVDNGLHRYDEERNRPDLHGTSRMSAHLKFGTIHPRTMVADLDLRHPGAQAFMRELAFRDFYADVLHHWPASAWRNWNRQFDGISTDTGAEAKRRFECWKAGETGYPMVDAGMRQLRETGFMHNRVRMIVASFLVKDLHLPWQWGAEWFLAQLVDGDMANNQHGWQWCAGCGTDAAPYFRVFNPTTQGEKFDPSGEYIRRWVPELRSVDDAHLRKGERPAGYPAPIVDHGAERAEALRRYQNI, encoded by the coding sequence ATGCCGACGCTCTTATGGTTTCGTCGCGACTTGCGGTTGCGCGACCATCCGGCGCTGAATGCGGCGGCCGACGACGGGGAGGTGCTCGCCTGCTTCGTGCTCGACCCCAAGCTCGAGGCCTCCTCCGGCCCGCGCCGACTCCAGTTCCTGGGTGACTCGCTGCGACGGCTGCGTGCCGACCTGGAGGGCCGGCTGCTGGTGACCCGCGGACAGCCCGGCAAGGTGATCCCGCGCATCGCCGCGGACATCGGCGCGTCGGCGGTGCACATCTCCGAAGACTTCGCGCCGTTCGGCAGGCGCCGTGACGAACGAGTCCGCGCCGCACTGGGTCCCGTCCCCCTGGTGGCTACCGGGTCGCCGTACCTGGTGTCGCCAGGGCGGGTCACCAAGAAAGACGGCTCTCCTTACCAGGTGTTCACACCGTTTCTGCGCCAGTGGCGCGAGTCCGGCTGGCGGGCACCGGCGAAATCGCGTGCCGGGTCCGCCGGCTGGCTCGATCCGGCACAGCTGCGGATCGAGCCGGCCGAGATCCCCGATCCCGGCGCCGCGCTCGACCTCCCGGCCGGCGAGGCGGCGGCCCGCAAGCAGTGGAAGTCATTCGTTGACAACGGTTTACACCGCTACGACGAGGAACGTAACCGACCCGATCTGCACGGTACCAGCCGGATGTCAGCGCACCTGAAGTTCGGCACCATCCATCCCCGCACCATGGTCGCCGACCTCGACCTGCGCCACCCCGGGGCGCAGGCATTTATGCGCGAGTTGGCTTTTCGCGACTTCTACGCCGACGTGCTGCATCACTGGCCGGCCAGCGCCTGGCGCAACTGGAACCGCCAGTTCGACGGTATCTCCACCGACACCGGCGCCGAGGCGAAACGCCGCTTCGAGTGCTGGAAAGCCGGCGAGACCGGTTACCCGATGGTGGACGCCGGCATGCGGCAACTACGCGAGACCGGCTTCATGCACAACCGGGTGCGGATGATCGTTGCCTCGTTCTTAGTCAAAGACCTGCACCTGCCCTGGCAGTGGGGCGCCGAGTGGTTCCTGGCTCAGCTGGTCGACGGCGACATGGCAAACAACCAGCACGGGTGGCAATGGTGCGCGGGCTGCGGTACCGATGCCGCGCCGTACTTTCGGGTGTTCAATCCGACCACCCAGGGCGAGAAGTTCGACCCGTCCGGCGAGTACATCCGGCGGTGGGTGCCCGAGCTGCGCTCGGTCGACGACGCCCATCTGCGTAAGGGGGAACGGCCGGCCGGCTACCCCGCCCCGATCGTCGACCACGGCGCCGAGCGCGCCGAAGCGCTGCGCCGCTACCAGAACATCTGA